One genomic window of Cellulophaga sp. Hel_I_12 includes the following:
- a CDS encoding outer membrane beta-barrel family protein, whose protein sequence is MKNFLLLASFLICLIGYGQSSEENKTITITGKVMEEGTNIPLAYATLVLQNIENPSDINGGVSNDDGVFSVDVPAGNYKASVEYIGFKTFVLKQKEFKESVNLGTINLAVNAAELEGIEVVGERTSVEVRLDKKVYNVGKDLTNSGATISDALGNIPSVTVDVDGAIALRGNGNVRILINGRPSALAGFGSTDALRQLPADAIEKVEVITSPSARYDAEGTAGILNIVLKKEETRGFNGTINTTLGFPVASSFTSNLNLRKDKFNLFNTIGYTFREPPGNGFFDNTYVEGTFDRIIEDRDINRRNSGFNLNLGIEYFLTETSSLTASAFGRLSDGEDITENNTIRFIGSDINSTTLRVEDEQEEDKSVQFSLNYINDFNTEGHRLTADLQYSLDKETKPTTILENNTFPDTQLVARENINEIEKQNEFLVQIDYVLPLGDAQFEAGYRGNWEESDTDFALEEFDLDSGVFVPNLGLTNRFLFNQNVNALYTQYGNKFGDFSFLLGLRLENTQLKGLVTGVDLATLQEAIGEGVDLDFNKNYLGLFPTINLIYELAETESVTLGYNRRINRPRGYFINPFPSRSSRTNIFQGNPDLNPAFADAFDLGYLKRWDELTLTSSVYYQKETDSFERVQEETGQVTTDGIVVIRSIPINLSTNERIGAELGLLYNPEKWLRLNGSFNFFQFNSDGVFNGVNFGAKNTSWFSRFSAKVTLPGNIDWQTNASYRGPTENAQTRNEGIFSVDLAFSKDILNNNGTLALSANDLLNSRKRIALTQTPFFTSESEFQWRERQITLSFIYRINQKKSPEKARGENRDDNGDEGGYGS, encoded by the coding sequence ATGAAAAATTTTTTACTGCTTGCCTCATTTTTAATTTGTTTAATAGGATACGGTCAAAGTTCCGAAGAGAATAAAACGATTACGATTACTGGAAAAGTTATGGAAGAAGGTACAAATATTCCTTTAGCTTATGCCACATTAGTACTTCAAAATATTGAAAATCCCTCAGATATTAATGGTGGTGTTTCAAATGACGATGGTGTTTTTAGTGTTGATGTACCTGCCGGAAATTATAAAGCTAGTGTAGAATATATAGGTTTTAAAACCTTTGTTTTAAAGCAAAAAGAATTTAAGGAATCGGTAAATCTAGGAACTATTAACCTCGCTGTGAATGCCGCCGAACTTGAAGGTATAGAAGTCGTAGGAGAAAGAACATCTGTTGAAGTGCGCTTAGATAAAAAAGTGTACAACGTCGGTAAAGACTTAACCAATAGTGGTGCCACGATTAGTGATGCCTTAGGTAATATTCCTTCGGTTACTGTAGATGTGGACGGAGCCATTGCACTTCGAGGAAACGGTAATGTAAGAATATTAATTAATGGTAGGCCTTCAGCTCTAGCAGGTTTTGGTTCTACCGATGCTTTACGACAATTACCGGCCGATGCTATCGAAAAAGTAGAGGTGATTACAAGTCCTTCGGCAAGGTATGATGCAGAGGGTACTGCCGGAATCTTGAATATTGTATTAAAAAAGGAAGAAACACGAGGCTTTAACGGTACCATTAATACCACTTTGGGTTTTCCTGTGGCGTCTTCATTTACATCAAACCTTAATTTAAGAAAGGATAAATTTAATTTATTTAATACCATAGGATATACCTTTCGTGAACCACCAGGAAATGGATTTTTTGACAATACCTATGTAGAAGGTACTTTCGATCGAATTATAGAAGATCGCGATATAAATAGAAGAAATAGCGGCTTTAATTTGAATTTAGGCATCGAATATTTTTTAACAGAAACATCATCCTTAACTGCGAGTGCTTTTGGAAGACTAAGTGATGGTGAAGATATCACCGAAAATAATACAATTCGCTTTATTGGTTCAGATATAAACAGTACTACTTTAAGGGTAGAAGATGAACAGGAAGAAGATAAAAGCGTACAATTTTCCCTTAATTACATTAATGATTTTAATACCGAAGGGCATAGGCTTACGGCAGACTTGCAATATTCGTTAGATAAAGAAACAAAACCTACAACGATTTTAGAGAACAATACTTTTCCTGATACACAATTAGTAGCCCGTGAAAATATTAATGAAATTGAGAAACAAAATGAATTTTTGGTGCAGATCGATTATGTTTTACCTTTAGGTGATGCACAATTTGAAGCGGGTTATCGTGGAAATTGGGAGGAGTCTGATACTGATTTTGCTTTGGAAGAATTTGATTTAGATTCAGGAGTATTTGTGCCTAATCTAGGACTTACCAATAGGTTTTTATTCAATCAGAATGTGAATGCCTTATATACGCAGTACGGTAATAAGTTTGGTGATTTTTCATTTTTATTGGGATTACGTTTAGAGAACACGCAATTAAAAGGTTTGGTTACTGGAGTGGATTTGGCTACGTTGCAAGAAGCCATTGGAGAAGGTGTTGATCTTGATTTCAATAAAAATTACTTAGGCTTGTTTCCTACTATTAATTTAATTTATGAGCTGGCAGAAACTGAAAGTGTAACCTTGGGTTATAACCGTAGAATAAATCGACCACGTGGTTATTTTATTAATCCTTTTCCTTCCAGATCAAGTCGTACCAACATATTTCAAGGAAATCCAGATCTAAACCCTGCCTTTGCAGATGCCTTCGATCTTGGATATTTAAAAAGATGGGATGAGCTGACCTTAACGTCTTCTGTTTATTATCAAAAAGAGACAGATTCTTTTGAAAGAGTACAAGAAGAAACGGGTCAAGTAACTACAGACGGTATTGTGGTCATCCGTTCAATTCCAATTAACCTTTCTACAAACGAACGTATTGGAGCTGAATTAGGGCTTCTTTATAATCCAGAAAAATGGCTTCGATTAAACGGTAGTTTTAACTTTTTTCAATTTAATTCAGACGGAGTTTTTAACGGTGTTAATTTTGGCGCAAAAAACACAAGCTGGTTTTCAAGATTTAGCGCTAAGGTAACCTTGCCAGGAAATATCGATTGGCAAACCAATGCATCATACCGTGGCCCAACAGAAAATGCACAAACAAGAAATGAAGGTATTTTCTCAGTAGATTTAGCCTTTAGTAAAGATATTTTAAATAATAATGGAACGCTTGCTTTGAGTGCTAATGATTTATTGAACTCAAGAAAAAGAATCGCATTAACTCAGACCCCTTTTTTTACTTCTGAAAGTGAATTTCAATGGCGTGAACGTCAAATTACACTCTCATTTATTTACAGAATAAATCAAAAGAAAAGTCCAGAAAAAGCGAGAGGTGAAAATCGCGATGATAACGGCGATGAAGGTGGCTACGGCTCTTAA
- a CDS encoding sugar porter family MFS transporter, whose amino-acid sequence MNAKIIRIALTAALAGFLFGFDTVVISGANLPIKQLWNTSPWFHGTFIMSMALWGTVIGSLLGSIPCDRIGRKKTLFWIGVLYTISALGSALAPDPYLFSFFRFIGGLGVGASSVAAPIYISEISSAENRGKLGASYQFNIVFGIFIAFISNYFLKGFDGINDWRWMLGVEAIPAIIYTVMVLKIPNSPRWLAIRKNDDEGALKVLETISTKELAVTKLKEIKESLQRNLSKEKLFNGTYNKPIILAFLISFFNQLSGINFVLYYAPEILERAGLGGEDSLFASISIGIVNLIFTLVGVRLIDQLGRRQLMFIGSVGYIISLGMVGWCFYTGASATLLLIFVLVFIASHAIGQGAVIWVFISEIFPNKVRAAGQSWGTGVHWVFAAIITLITPIFLDSDNGIFKDNPWPIFIFFAGMMVLQLAFVKFMMPETKGVELEELSKRLSK is encoded by the coding sequence ATGAACGCAAAAATTATACGAATAGCACTTACAGCGGCTCTTGCCGGATTTTTATTTGGCTTTGACACTGTTGTTATCTCTGGTGCCAACCTACCTATTAAACAATTATGGAACACCTCCCCCTGGTTTCATGGCACTTTTATTATGTCGATGGCTTTATGGGGTACGGTAATTGGTTCTCTTTTAGGAAGTATTCCTTGTGATCGTATAGGGAGAAAAAAAACCTTGTTTTGGATAGGGGTTCTCTATACCATTTCTGCTTTGGGTTCTGCCCTAGCACCTGATCCTTATTTGTTTTCATTCTTTAGATTTATTGGCGGCTTAGGCGTTGGAGCATCATCTGTAGCAGCGCCTATTTACATCTCTGAAATATCAAGTGCAGAGAATAGAGGTAAATTAGGAGCTTCGTATCAATTTAATATTGTTTTTGGGATCTTTATCGCCTTTATTTCTAACTACTTTTTAAAAGGATTTGATGGCATTAATGATTGGCGCTGGATGCTTGGAGTTGAAGCTATTCCAGCCATCATTTATACGGTGATGGTATTAAAGATTCCCAATAGTCCACGTTGGCTCGCAATTCGTAAAAATGATGACGAGGGCGCTTTAAAAGTGTTAGAAACTATTTCAACAAAAGAATTGGCTGTCACTAAGCTTAAAGAGATAAAAGAATCTTTACAACGAAATCTTTCGAAAGAAAAACTATTTAATGGAACCTACAATAAACCTATTATACTGGCCTTTTTAATATCATTTTTCAACCAATTATCTGGGATCAACTTTGTTTTATATTACGCCCCTGAAATTCTAGAACGTGCTGGTTTGGGCGGTGAAGACTCGCTCTTCGCTTCTATTTCCATTGGTATCGTTAATTTAATTTTTACATTGGTCGGCGTTCGACTCATTGATCAATTAGGTAGGAGGCAATTGATGTTCATAGGTTCAGTAGGCTATATTATAAGCTTAGGAATGGTAGGATGGTGTTTTTATACAGGAGCCAGTGCTACGCTTTTATTGATTTTTGTTCTCGTATTTATTGCCTCGCATGCCATTGGGCAAGGTGCCGTTATTTGGGTGTTTATTTCTGAAATATTCCCGAATAAAGTTAGAGCAGCCGGACAATCATGGGGAACCGGTGTTCATTGGGTTTTTGCAGCCATCATCACCTTAATTACACCCATTTTTTTAGATAGTGACAACGGTATTTTTAAAGACAATCCTTGGCCTATATTTATATTTTTTGCAGGTATGATGGTTTTGCAACTGGCCTTCGTTAAATTTATGATGCCAGAGACCAAAGGCGTAGAATTAGAAGAACTTAGCAAAAGACTAAGCAAATAA
- a CDS encoding sodium:proton antiporter, with amino-acid sequence MDYFIIAAILVFISAVFGYINVRFLKLPNAIGLMLITIVFTLAVFIISYVDDTLLNAERYIINQIDFKTVLLDVMLSFLLFAGALHTNFEQLKVQRWPILVFSTLGVLVSTFLVGTFMFYILQLFGLEVNFIYCLLFGSLISPTDPIAVLGILKQAGAPKKLETKIVGESLFNDGVGVVVFLTIFQLASSSSMAIDPLAILELFGVEVIGGILLGLLIGWITYRLMRSIDDYDIEVIITLAAVMMGTVVAQKLHLSAPLAMVTAGLVVGNDTVRHSAMSKTTETYVDKFWELLDILLNTVLFVLIGMEMLVISFQFNYVLAGLVAIPVVLACRYLSLLLPIKFFEKKLDFVPKTNLVMTWGGLRGGISIALALGLSQEMHRDLFLVITYVVVVFSIIGQGLTVGNLVKKVTTNAT; translated from the coding sequence ATGGATTATTTTATTATCGCGGCAATACTTGTTTTTATATCTGCCGTATTCGGCTATATTAATGTACGGTTCTTGAAGCTACCCAATGCTATTGGGCTTATGCTCATTACCATTGTTTTTACCTTGGCGGTATTTATTATTAGTTATGTCGATGATACCTTGTTGAATGCGGAGCGGTACATTATAAATCAAATTGATTTTAAGACCGTACTTTTAGATGTCATGCTTAGTTTCTTGCTTTTCGCTGGAGCTTTGCATACTAATTTTGAACAGTTAAAAGTTCAACGTTGGCCTATTTTGGTCTTTTCTACTTTGGGCGTTTTGGTATCTACCTTTTTAGTTGGAACCTTTATGTTTTATATCTTGCAATTGTTTGGGCTAGAGGTCAATTTTATCTATTGTTTGCTATTTGGGTCTCTGATATCACCAACCGACCCGATTGCTGTACTTGGCATTTTAAAACAGGCGGGAGCTCCTAAAAAATTAGAAACAAAAATTGTGGGAGAATCGTTATTTAACGATGGAGTAGGAGTCGTCGTTTTTTTGACTATTTTTCAATTGGCTTCTTCGAGTAGTATGGCAATAGACCCCTTGGCTATTTTAGAACTTTTTGGGGTTGAAGTTATTGGCGGAATTCTTTTAGGACTATTAATTGGATGGATTACCTATCGGTTAATGCGTTCCATAGACGATTACGATATAGAAGTGATTATTACCTTAGCTGCTGTAATGATGGGTACCGTAGTGGCTCAAAAATTACATCTATCTGCTCCCTTAGCCATGGTAACCGCAGGCCTGGTGGTGGGCAATGACACCGTAAGACATTCCGCAATGTCCAAAACAACAGAAACCTATGTTGACAAGTTTTGGGAACTGCTGGATATTCTATTAAATACCGTATTGTTTGTATTGATTGGGATGGAAATGCTGGTCATATCTTTTCAATTTAATTATGTTTTAGCAGGGTTAGTCGCAATCCCCGTTGTCTTGGCTTGTAGGTATTTATCATTGCTGTTGCCGATAAAGTTTTTTGAGAAAAAACTAGACTTTGTACCCAAAACTAATTTAGTAATGACTTGGGGCGGTTTACGTGGTGGTATTTCTATTGCCCTGGCTTTGGGCTTATCGCAAGAAATGCACCGAGACCTCTTTTTGGTTATTACTTACGTAGTAGTAGTATTCTCCATTATCGGACAGGGATTGACTGTTGGTAATTTAGTTAAAAAGGTAACTACAAATGCTACTTGA
- a CDS encoding ribonucleoside-diphosphate reductase subunit alpha has translation MNKLSNTSESKVEKNNEGEQLVHARKEALENHKKKAEKGFEWLTDHSRDFLNSGYLTPGLTAEQRIREIADRAEQILKIPGYSDKFYGYMSDGFYSLASPVWSNFGKERGLPISCFGSHVADDMGNILYTQSEVGMMSKLGGGTSGYFGKIRHRGAEVKNNGQASGAVHIMQLFESMVDVVSQGSVRRGRFSPYLPVEHPDIAEFLEIGTEGNPIQELTHGVTVTNEWMQQMVDGDEAKRAIWAKVLQRRGEMGYPYIFFKDNANNAAADVYQDKKLPIYASNLCTEIMLPSNDNWSFVCVLSSVNLLHYDKWKNTDAVETMVYFLDAVITDFLEKLEVYRDSESREDRQTFLFMERAYNFAKENRALGLGVLGWHSLLQSRMLPFNSQEAYNLNSEIFKEIKERSYKASEELAEKFGEPEVLKGYGRRNATLNAIAPTTSSAFILGQVSQGIEPIWSNTYVKDIAKVKTTIRNPFLVDVLEAKGKNNTEVWHSIRDYDGSVQHLDFLTDVEKEVFKTYSEIDQMDIIYQAANRQNHIDQGQSVNIIVHPDMPVKEINKIHVTAWKLGLKSLYYQHSMNAAQKFKQKKDCASCEA, from the coding sequence ATGAACAAATTAAGCAACACCTCAGAAAGTAAAGTAGAAAAAAATAATGAAGGCGAACAACTAGTACATGCTAGAAAAGAAGCCTTGGAAAATCACAAAAAGAAAGCAGAAAAAGGCTTTGAATGGTTGACAGACCACAGTCGTGATTTTTTAAATTCAGGTTATTTGACCCCGGGTTTAACTGCAGAGCAGCGCATTCGGGAAATTGCCGACAGAGCAGAACAAATTTTGAAGATACCTGGGTATTCAGATAAGTTTTACGGCTATATGTCCGACGGTTTTTACTCACTAGCCTCACCAGTATGGTCTAATTTCGGTAAGGAAAGAGGCTTGCCGATTAGCTGTTTTGGATCGCATGTCGCTGATGATATGGGTAATATTTTATACACCCAATCTGAAGTAGGTATGATGTCTAAGTTAGGAGGAGGTACTTCTGGGTATTTTGGAAAAATTAGACATCGTGGTGCTGAGGTAAAAAACAACGGTCAGGCTTCTGGTGCAGTTCATATCATGCAACTTTTTGAATCTATGGTGGATGTGGTGAGTCAAGGTTCTGTGCGTCGTGGACGTTTTTCTCCGTACCTTCCTGTAGAACATCCAGACATTGCTGAATTTTTAGAAATAGGAACAGAAGGGAATCCCATTCAAGAGTTGACCCATGGTGTTACTGTTACTAATGAATGGATGCAACAAATGGTGGATGGTGATGAAGCAAAACGTGCTATTTGGGCAAAAGTATTACAGCGTAGAGGAGAAATGGGGTATCCTTATATTTTCTTTAAAGATAATGCCAATAATGCTGCTGCTGATGTGTATCAGGATAAAAAGTTGCCTATTTATGCGAGTAATTTATGTACTGAAATTATGTTACCTTCAAACGACAATTGGTCCTTTGTTTGTGTACTATCTTCAGTTAACTTATTGCATTACGATAAATGGAAAAATACAGACGCTGTAGAAACAATGGTGTATTTTTTAGATGCAGTGATCACTGATTTTTTAGAAAAACTAGAGGTGTATCGTGATTCTGAGAGTCGTGAAGATCGTCAAACATTTTTGTTTATGGAACGCGCTTATAACTTCGCTAAAGAAAATCGTGCTTTAGGTCTAGGTGTTTTAGGATGGCATTCATTATTGCAATCAAGAATGTTACCCTTTAACAGCCAAGAAGCTTATAATTTGAATTCTGAAATTTTTAAAGAAATCAAAGAAAGATCTTATAAAGCATCAGAAGAATTAGCCGAAAAATTTGGTGAACCTGAAGTACTAAAGGGATATGGAAGACGTAATGCAACCTTAAATGCTATTGCTCCAACAACTTCATCTGCTTTTATTTTAGGACAGGTTTCACAAGGAATAGAGCCTATATGGTCTAATACCTACGTAAAGGATATTGCCAAAGTAAAAACGACTATCCGAAATCCTTTTCTGGTTGATGTATTAGAAGCCAAAGGTAAAAATAACACCGAAGTGTGGCATAGTATCCGTGACTATGACGGATCAGTACAACATTTAGATTTTTTAACGGATGTTGAAAAAGAGGTATTTAAGACCTATTCAGAGATAGATCAAATGGATATTATTTACCAAGCGGCAAATCGTCAAAATCATATCGATCAAGGACAGTCTGTAAACATTATTGTACATCCAGATATGCCCGTAAAAGAAATCAACAAAATACATGTTACGGCATGGAAACTAGGCTTAAAATCATTATACTATCAACACAGTATGAACGCTGCACAGAAGTTTAAACAAAAGAAAGATTGTGCAAGTTGTGAAGCCTAA
- a CDS encoding heme-binding domain-containing protein, with product MFKKIIITLAIVFIVIQFIRPDLNDSNNETYAMATKYEVPAEVSHILKVACNDCHSNKTEYPWYAQVQPVAWWLNDHVVDGKKHLNFSEFTKKSIAVQNHKLEETIEMVEKKEMPLEDYTYLGLHAEANLTDEQRDLLIAWAKDQMTYLKNNYPADSLVMKRK from the coding sequence ATGTTTAAAAAAATAATAATAACTCTTGCCATTGTGTTTATTGTAATACAATTTATTCGCCCTGATCTAAATGATTCGAATAATGAAACCTACGCGATGGCCACAAAATATGAAGTGCCAGCGGAAGTAAGTCACATTTTAAAAGTAGCCTGTAACGACTGTCATTCTAACAAAACCGAATATCCCTGGTATGCTCAAGTACAACCTGTGGCTTGGTGGCTTAACGACCATGTTGTTGATGGAAAAAAACATTTAAACTTTTCGGAATTCACTAAAAAATCTATTGCTGTTCAAAACCACAAATTGGAAGAAACTATAGAAATGGTTGAAAAGAAAGAAATGCCCTTAGAAGATTATACCTACTTGGGGCTCCATGCTGAGGCCAATTTAACGGATGAACAAAGAGATTTACTTATAGCGTGGGCAAAAGACCAAATGACTTATCTAAAAAATAACTATCCTGCGGATAGTTTGGTGATGAAACGCAAATAA
- a CDS encoding ribonucleotide-diphosphate reductase subunit beta, with protein MEITHLIKRDFTKESFQLLKITSAILKAMTAVDHGTLGDAERISMNVNTALLERKALDKNYLPTVEEVQDFVETKLMEAGFFDVAKSYILYRNEQTLKRKSNIFEKRINLKPYEYPQLYEYVPAIRHSYWIHTEFNFTSDIQDFKTGLSEIERSAIKNTMLAISQIEVAVKGFWGDIYHKMPKPEIGSVGATFAESEVRHADAYSHLLEILGLNEEFKLLKKKPVIMKRVQYLESALKNAKSDNKKEFSESILLFSLFIEHVSLFSQFLIIMAFNKHKNMLKGISNVVEATSKEEQIHGDFGIDIIKIIKDENPDWFDAEHHDMIQNMCKEAFASESTIVDWIFEKGELDFLPKDVVNEFIKNRFNNSLESIGVDKIFDIDESLIVQTEWFDDEIIGTKHGDFFVKRSINYSKRTQSITSDDLF; from the coding sequence ATGGAAATTACACACCTCATTAAAAGAGATTTTACCAAAGAATCGTTTCAGTTGCTCAAAATTACAAGTGCCATTTTAAAGGCAATGACTGCTGTAGATCACGGCACGTTGGGAGATGCAGAGCGTATCTCAATGAACGTAAATACTGCTCTTTTAGAACGTAAAGCTTTAGATAAAAACTATTTGCCTACAGTAGAGGAAGTTCAAGATTTTGTAGAAACCAAATTAATGGAGGCTGGTTTTTTTGATGTTGCAAAATCGTATATTTTATACCGAAACGAGCAAACCTTAAAGCGTAAATCGAATATTTTCGAAAAGCGTATCAACCTAAAACCTTACGAATATCCTCAGTTATATGAATATGTTCCTGCGATAAGACATTCGTATTGGATTCATACAGAGTTTAATTTTACCAGTGATATTCAAGATTTTAAAACAGGATTAAGTGAAATAGAGCGCAGCGCTATCAAAAATACCATGTTGGCTATTTCTCAGATTGAAGTCGCGGTTAAAGGATTCTGGGGCGATATTTATCATAAAATGCCAAAACCGGAAATTGGTTCTGTAGGTGCCACTTTTGCAGAGAGTGAAGTTAGGCATGCGGATGCGTATTCTCATTTGCTAGAAATTTTAGGCTTAAACGAAGAATTTAAGCTCTTAAAGAAAAAACCTGTAATTATGAAACGGGTGCAGTACTTGGAATCTGCTTTGAAAAATGCAAAAAGTGATAATAAAAAAGAATTTTCAGAATCTATTTTACTGTTCTCTTTATTTATCGAACACGTTTCCCTCTTTTCACAATTTTTAATTATTATGGCCTTTAACAAGCATAAGAATATGTTGAAGGGAATTTCTAATGTAGTTGAAGCGACATCGAAAGAAGAACAGATTCATGGAGATTTTGGTATTGATATCATAAAAATTATTAAAGATGAAAATCCAGATTGGTTTGATGCGGAACATCATGATATGATTCAAAATATGTGCAAAGAAGCTTTTGCTTCTGAAAGCACAATAGTAGATTGGATTTTTGAAAAAGGTGAGTTAGACTTTTTGCCAAAAGACGTAGTGAACGAATTTATTAAAAATCGTTTCAATAATTCTCTTGAAAGCATAGGAGTGGATAAAATATTCGATATTGACGAAAGCCTTATCGTACAAACCGAATGGTTTGATGATGAAATTATAGGTACAAAACATGGCGATTTCTTCGTAAAGCGCTCCATTAATTATAGCAAAAGAACCCAAAGTATAACCAGCGACGACCTTTTTTAA
- a CDS encoding 3-deoxy-D-manno-octulosonic acid transferase yields the protein MAAFFSPKLRLFVDGRKNVYPYLSQQLSEASEVIWIHTASLGEFEQGLPIIEDLKKKYPNYSILVTFFSPSGYEVKKNTKAADVVTYLPLDTLHNAKKFIELVNPRLVIFVKYEIWPSYLSVLKQKNIPTLLVSAIFNQKQVFFKFYGGFLKRSLSAFTHFFVQDEASKKLLHSIGLKNVTISGDTRFDRVLKILDQNNHLDFMEKFKQEQRCFVAGSTWPEDEAILTSYINNSKENIKFVVAPHTIKKEVIEKLTAAINKKVILYSELDTKNISQFDVLIMDTIGLLTKVYCYADIAYVGGGFATGLHNTLEPAVFGIPVLIGPKYHGFKEAEDLVLQKGIIAISSLEAFSAQMKQLLSSEAYYNSTKNINTGYISKNKGATTIIMNYIKSFV from the coding sequence ATGGCCGCTTTTTTTAGTCCCAAACTAAGGCTTTTTGTGGACGGGAGAAAAAATGTGTACCCCTATTTATCGCAACAGCTTTCTGAAGCATCTGAGGTGATTTGGATTCATACGGCATCATTGGGCGAGTTTGAACAGGGCTTACCCATCATAGAAGACTTAAAAAAGAAATATCCAAACTATAGTATTTTAGTTACTTTTTTTTCGCCTTCAGGCTATGAAGTAAAAAAAAATACCAAAGCCGCTGATGTAGTGACCTACTTGCCTTTAGATACCCTACATAACGCTAAAAAATTCATCGAGTTGGTAAACCCGAGATTAGTGATTTTTGTGAAATATGAAATTTGGCCAAGCTACCTTTCTGTTTTAAAACAGAAAAATATTCCCACGTTATTGGTCTCTGCTATTTTTAATCAAAAACAGGTTTTCTTTAAGTTTTATGGTGGTTTTTTAAAAAGAAGTTTGTCTGCATTTACCCATTTTTTTGTTCAAGACGAGGCTTCAAAAAAACTACTACATAGTATTGGTCTAAAAAATGTGACCATTAGCGGTGATACTAGATTTGATCGTGTTTTAAAAATTTTAGATCAAAATAATCATCTTGACTTTATGGAGAAATTTAAGCAAGAACAGCGCTGTTTTGTTGCGGGAAGCACTTGGCCAGAAGATGAGGCTATTTTAACAAGCTACATAAATAACTCCAAAGAAAACATCAAATTTGTAGTGGCACCACATACTATAAAAAAAGAAGTTATCGAGAAATTAACAGCTGCGATAAATAAGAAAGTAATCTTGTATTCTGAATTAGATACTAAGAATATTTCTCAGTTCGATGTCTTGATTATGGACACCATTGGCTTACTCACCAAGGTATATTGTTATGCTGATATTGCCTATGTTGGTGGTGGGTTTGCTACTGGGCTCCACAATACCCTAGAACCAGCTGTCTTTGGAATTCCTGTGCTTATCGGTCCTAAGTACCATGGCTTTAAAGAAGCGGAAGATTTAGTCCTCCAAAAAGGAATTATAGCTATTTCTAGCCTCGAAGCGTTTAGCGCGCAGATGAAGCAACTACTGAGTTCTGAGGCGTATTACAACAGCACTAAAAACATCAATACAGGCTATATTTCGAAGAATAAAGGAGCCACTACCATTATTATGAACTATATAAAAAGTTTCGTTTGA